The following DNA comes from Cucumis sativus cultivar 9930 chromosome 7, Cucumber_9930_V3, whole genome shotgun sequence.
ATTCTCTCCAAGGTTTTGGATTATTAAGATACGTCTTTTAACTGAGTTCTGAGTTTCaatcttatcttattttatgATCTAGCAAAAACATGAATGCAAAGATTTTGTTCATAGAGTTTAGCAAACTCCTTGCaaatttgtagaaataaaattgaaacaatattacataatttaggataaatatgttttttttacccaaataactaatttcaatttttactatgttttaaagaaaataaactagGAACAATTAAGTTGTTACTATTAAGACTGAGACttccaaaatcaacaaaagcaagaagaaattatatatttattattattttgtgttcataaattttgaattctaaaaaagaattgaaggtCTTGTCTGGTAACAATTTCGTTTCTTGTTTTTCGTTTCGAAAATTAAGCGTCATATTTATTATCCTGTTCATTTCAATTGACATCTTTATCTAGTTGAATTACTAGATaaattccaaaagaaaaacaaatatttaaaagttgtttctcttagctttcaaattttgacttggatgactttttaaaattttaaaagatagataataaagaaagaagatttgaGGTGGTAGAAGGgaagaaagtaaaatgttGGAACTACAAAGTAAGTAGTATGTACTAATCTCAGTTTGATATAATGTAAGTAAGTAGAACACTTGTGATCATATCTCCTcctgtttaatttttcttgttcatGTGAGGTACAATCAACTTTGAATAACATAACACATTATATTATAgatatggaaattaaaaagaaaaagtggtACTCatcacaattaattaaaaaagtaaacacACTTTGCCAACTCTTATCAACATAACTTCAGTGGTCTAATCGCAACTTAATTATAAGCATCGAATTTAAAGCATGttagcaacaaaaaaaaatgaaaatagtaacGTAATTAAGTATTGAGTATATTATCTTTCATGCAGGTAAGCTCGACGTGTCTCATCAACTCTCTCAACTCTCTCAACATTGGTGTCTGAGATGAAATAtctacaaataattaatgaatctattaagaatataacattGAATAATTGTTGAGaatattagttttcaaatgtttttggtttattcaatataaatgCCTCATACGCCCActcaaaaactaattataattggATTTTGTGTGAAATATTTGGCTTCCACCACAGATTCTAAGAGATTATGAGAATGGTAAAAGGGTGTTCAACTCGTAGAGATGCTTGGATATATCTACATAACTCAAGTagtatctttaaaaaaaaaactaattataattgatgatAATTTTAGGCGTAATTATAATATGATTGagtgtatatcaatatttaaaaatattgcaaatCTAGTAAAGTGTGATATATTTCAATccttctatcaataatagacttCACTCAACTTTCACaaatacttttatatttgtaattttttaaaagttaaaagtgtATAAACTTATtgcataaattaaaatggaaagttaaaagaaacttAATTACTAGAGAttattttatggttaaaaCCCTAAACCGTTGATGCAATTACTTCAAATGTTGtttcaaaagtagaaaaaaaattgacaaactatttacactttatAGAACGAAAAGACAAAATTCATTACACGTTTTTTACAAAAGtgcaaatattttgtcaaatattctatttttacaattatccttatttttataataattttaaaaaataatttttttcttttttctcctaaTAAATTTGAGTATATAAATCTACTATTTCTTctattagaaacaaaatagagTGAGTAATTCTAGGAATGGGAGAGGTTGAATCTCCTTGATTTGAGTATGTAGATGGACAATGGgttatcattatttaaaaacttcaatcaTACGTTaagataattatatatcatattgaGTTTAGTTTGACCGTAATTGATAtcagatattttttttttcgataTAAGAGATTTGATATGTCATGTTCTATAATTATCGtacttaacaaaaataataactctttcaaaaagaaaaaccaattataaattttggcATTATCTTCTAGTAGACAGAATATCCCTATACACTTCAAAACAAAGTCTCTTGTTTGGGaaacattaataaattcatttatgATAACCTTCTCAATTCCATGCATCCTTTTTTAGGAACACTCTTCCTCAATTCCTTCCTTCatagatattaaaataatatattgcttctaaaatttaattgaccATGCATATCTTTATCTCTATATCTAAATATACACTCTAATAAATATTGCCTTTGTTTGGTTCTTTATTGACAAACATATATAACCCTATATATATGTGCTATAATTATATGACATTGAAATGATTCTTATTCACAGtgcatttattatattattgtctCTTTATTCGTGTCAATCTACTTTCATTGACCCTATTATAGTTTTCTTGAGTTTTTCCTAAGAAATTTAATGAGTTGGTTTTTAATTAgaatccacttttttttttaattgaaaaaactactcatcaaactttttttaatcaaaattttgaaaatgagttgATTTGAGTGTCAACCTTTTACCGATCATGTTACATAACTATTTCTTTGTCATTTGTGTTTGAACCAACTTACGTGAATTTCGACTAATTTCATCTAACGAGTTAGTttgatgttaaaaaaaaataaacaaacttaTGCGCTActtaatttagttttctaGTCTCAACTGCATACTCTTTATTAACCTACAATCCATTTGAATTGAGTAATTTACCCccaaatattaacaaataagtaattttttaagaaaaaaatgttataatttcaaatatatagatTAGTCATTGTTtaaacataaacattatttGTGCATTAAATGAGACAAATGTCCGTTAATACGATAGGTTGGAAAAAAATACCTTAACACTTTCTTTTGATCATATTACTTAACCAAAAGAAATgtacatttaaaaattgtacGAGCACATTTgtgaattaaaataacatatcatgatgtatcaaataataaattatagtGGAATATATTATTGGGGTTTTAGATGTTCTCTCTTTTAAAGactttagggttttttttttttttttttttttctcatagaAAATAGGACAAAAGGAGGGCATTTGTggaaaaaagcaaagaaaaaggaaaatgtggtgagaagttgaaaaatgaaattggaagcaAAAAGCTAGAAGGCTATGAGTTGATTAGGGTTAGTTCATTAAAGTTTGTAGGAGGAGttcattaaatttgtataGGGAGTTGTAGGGATTTGCATCAAATTCatcactttcttctttctttcattccttcttttaaaatataacatctTAATTGCAAAgcaaacttttctttctttttttttcttgactttCTTTTCCCAATAATAagtttttagaattaatactaattatttatatgcggacaaaagatatatatttctttctcaaattcaaattcaattttaagttttagaaaGCATGTAACAAGATAAAAGAAAGGTGTGGATGTAgagtaatatttataaaatttatttttaagaataaaaaattacaaaaatagttacaaagaAAGTTAACCTTAATTGAAATTAGAATGTAAGGcaagatgaaaataatttaggtTTAGTTAGATTGTGAAGTCTCCATTATTCTAATACAGTTGggtttgaattaatattatatgaaaCTATACCCATAAAACTTTTGGTCTAATTGGGCTTCAAGACTTTGAAAGTTTCACTTGTAACTATCAACATTGGCATTTGTTCTTAAAGATCAATATTGTACAACTTTAAAATGTTTCCAAAACaagtttgttttcctttaaacaaattttgatattgagCCAAACTTAGCTAACATTACACAATAACAACTAACTActatgtaaatatattaataaacatatatatgtatgtacatacatgtattttgttattgttataaaaaataaaaataaaaaagaaaaaggaaaatacatCTCAATATCAAAGAGGCATCAATcccattcaaaatcaaatgtaatttaaaagCTAAcgtatgtttttttaaaataatgaaacttaatcgataaataaaataatgattgagcatgttaaaaaagaaaaatttagagtAAAATGATACGAAACCCTTGAGCCTCAAATCCTAATCATGTTGAAAAAACAAGACTCGAAAAATTCAAACCTTAACAtgattaattcaaaatcatgtTGGATTTGACTCCTGAGATATACCCTAAATTTCTTGTAACTCTCATCAACCATCGATCTTTAACACACTTCACAATCACAGGTAGATCAATCTTTACTTTAATAAATGCCCCAAATATTCATCTATTTTATCACAAGAACACATAAGTGCATAATACGCTTAAAAGCTCTCAAAGTTTGAAACATAGATACTAggttttaaaatcatattcatCTTATCCTACGTACAAATCTTAATTACAAATACTAGATAGCTTTGTATAACTTTCAAATGAACTTCAAAATGAAACTCTTACATATTTTACAAGAAATGTTACAAACTAAactcttaaatattttatttagcaTTGCAAGAGTTGTAACATTTCAgagcatttaaaaaattgtaacatttCAACAATTATAACCGTagcttaaattttcaaatcaatctTTATTCGGGTCTATGATTTATCCAATCGTAACttaaaacttagaaactaaaattacaATCCAACGTGCATTTTTTAGgtatatttgattaaataatgaGAACTTTGTTTCATGTTTTACTTGGAATGATAAAAGTGACCCATGTTTAAGCTACAAATATTATGTCAAATtgaaagattaattttaagttGGTAGAAGAACTAAATTGATGTCTTTATATGAATTGTAAAACTTTCCacaaaaaacttgaaaacttCTCAAAGTTTATAAGAACATCCAAAAGCAATCCaacatttcaaattgttatactatcaaatttcataacttctattatcaaatttcataacttCTATGTTCCCAACATCCTAATTAAATTGCATACATTAATCTAACTTCAACATTCACGATTGAGTTTGTCGATCTCAGCCAATGAGCAATGAGCGCCCTGAGAACGAGAACAGGCTTCTTCGACCTAGTTGCATATGATCAGTGGGGCTGGggtactttttctttttcattttttttatgtacaTGAGCTTATTTAGAGATTACAAACAAATAGGCTTCCTCTTTCATCACCTTTTGGTTCTACTATTCACACGAATGAGATAATTTACAAGTTCTAACGTCACAAagaaatgttgttttttaacTTGAGTAAACAAGATGGTGACTGAATCCCTGACTGAAGGCAACATCACTACACATGATGATCCTTGAAGAATTGAAAACCATTTCAGGGTCCTCAAGAGCTAATCCATGAAAACTCGGCAATGCAATTCCTTCTAAGAGATACAAGTCGACAAATGGCACCAAAACTGTTTTGATCAAAGTTGCCAGTGTCTTCTGCAGAATTTTAAGATCAAAGAAAGATGAATGGctttattattaaaactaCCATGAGTTAGTATGTTACCAATTGTTTTCACAACAATTTGCACAAGATCTTGAGTTTAAGGAATCCTTCTTCATGACTTTATGCTGAATTTAATGTTGAAGATTTTGTATGAAGCCATTGTACCTGAATTAGATATAGTCGGATATGGCCAATCTTGCTCCATTTCAAAGCCAACGTAAAGTCTTCCATGGTAACATGTCCAACCAAATTCTTTTCCAagatttttggaaaaaaagagGCAGTAATTTCCTGATCCAACAATAAGAAGCAAAAGTTACTGACGAATTGAGATAGACCTAAATCTAAAAGTCTCATTACAAACAACAGGCCCGACCAGTTCTTCTTGTGTACGTTTCCAGATATATGTAACTGAAGACATGAACCTCAAACTAAAGGCTTTGGCACGAGCTTACCAGTGAGATACAAGCAACTGGAATAATTTCACTGGTGTTTCGGACATTGATTATCATGTCAACATGAATGGTGGCAGAGATATCTTTGTCTCGCAATCTCAAGATTGGTGGAGAGGAGGCGGAAATATTTAGGACAATATCGTCATCTGGATACTGCTGGTAGAGTCGAGGAATAACCCACTTCCATGCTGCAGTGTTCAAAAGGTGCTGATCAGGAATATGATCCACAATCCAGTGCATATATTCCTGGAAACAAGATAACTGTTAATACAAGCACTTCTTGTTTCGTTCGGAATGATGGAAGGGTGAATTCATGGAAAGTAAACATTGTAATCAATTAACCTTAGATCAATTGGCTTTAAAATAGAAGTTGAAGATTATTGTACGGTCTAAGTGATGATTGATGTGATTTGAAACTTGGTATTGCagggagggaaaaaaaactatggGAGAGATCATCTGTGAAAACTTACTTGAAAAATAACTTGTGAAGCAGAGTTGAGGAcacgttcatgtagagacatctCAATCATCTTAGCAGAATCTTTGCAGTAGACAGAGCCTTTGGTTTCATCATGGACATACTGTggcaaaagagaaaaacattaACGAAAGAAGCATGTATGAAAAAGTAGGAGTCTTCATGCACAAGAACTCACTTTAAAGGGAACTTGTGAAGCAGAGCTGAGAACATTTTCGTGTTGCGACTTCCCATAGATGGAATCTTCAGTTTCTCCTTGGTTGTAGCTAGGAACTAATTTCTTGTAAGAAGGGCTGAATAAAccattgattttaaattcaatGGAAGAAGAGGATAACACTGGGCTCCCCACAAAAGTGATATTAAGCGCAGCAATATCAGCTATGGGAATTTCTTGAGGAAATGACTGCAGTGACGAGTCAAGCTTTACTATCccttcttttagttttttggaAATGTTATCTTCAACTGTCGACTCTATTTTCCCTTCAAAAGCATCGACCACcctgaaatgaaaaaaaaaatgcccCCAACTGGTTTTATACCTCAACATGCAGAAAGATCAAGCAAAGGTTAGTGTCAATCATAATCATTTCGTTTTCTactttgtcaaattttatcacaTTTCTTCAAAGCTCCCACCAGCAAgccaaaaaaactaaaacaaaacgaAGATGGGCTTGgaaattttgaatcttttgaAGGGAACTTTCAATCCTACACAGGAAACTAATAGCTCTCAACAGCCTCAACTGAGATACCATAACTATAAAACATGGCATAGCTATCCAGTCTCAGTGCACAAGAGTCAGCGCAAGCAACCTGAAACAGAAGAGATTTCATGAAAGACAGAAGAAGAGCATAGGTTTTGGTTGTGTACCCTTGGTAAAGCCAAGACGCTCCACCGTGTAAATGTATGGAGATTGCTTCGACATTGCACCCGCATTCTAAAAGAGTCAGCTCAAGAGttccattttgttgatttaagCTTACAGTTAGGCCTATATTCATACCATCAACCTAAAAGTCAAAATCCCCCAATAAGAGTTcaataatgatgaaaatacATTGCAAGagttatttgttataaattacTGCAAATTGAAATGCAAAGCATCTCAGAAATCTTGAGCAATCAATTAGCAGAGCCATCTCTTCCAcattgttcaattttatttcttttcctaattaaCTGTGCTGAGTGTTCTAAACCATAAAATCCCACCCTTGTAGGGGTGTGTGTCCTGGTGGTAAGAGTTAGTGGTGTTTGGAGATGTGCAAATCAAAGTATTGAGTCCAAGCCGGTTGGTaagttatgattttaaaatatatggcAAAATACACTTTTGGTCCATGAAGTTTGAAGTAGATGTCCATTTGGTCTCTAAGATTTCATAATGGGCACTTTTAGTCCCTAAAGTTTGAACAATGGTTTTAAATAGCCCCTAGATTTGACCGTTAGTTGACATAATAGATTACTGATTGGACCATTAAGTGTTAAGGTGGATTTCCTTAGTTGTCAACTTTTAGTTGAAGTATTGGACATTTATTAGGTTAAAACTTgagataaaaatttaaacaaaaaaaggaaaaaaaaaaccttgttttagaaaataaagacTTTTATCTGTCGTTTAGTTTCCTGaatcttcctcttccttcaaCAAACCACTTGTTTTACCCATGTTAGTTCACCCATTATATCGCAATATAGTAGGAGAGGGAAAAAGGAGAGTGCACTTGCGATGGGTAGTGTGGCGGCTAAGGCCCATCCACAGTTAGTTAGGAGGGAAAGAGAGGTTTAAATAGCGAAGGGGTTGGTGAGTGAGGGGAGGAGAATTGTATGAATCATTTGTCTTTTCCTTGAAAGGAAAGGCAGAGGGAAGGGTAGTTCAATCTTTGTTCTTCTTAAGCTTTTAGTTCTTATTCAGGTACCAATTCCCTTGTAATTCAGAAAAACTGGTTTCATTGTAGAAGTTGCCCACAGAAGAAACTTCTAATTATGGAGTAATCTTGGGCTCTGGCTCTGGCTCGGCGGTAGAAGGGAAATGAGTGTGTGAAGGAGTGGAGTTAGTGATCAGGAAATGGAAGATAAAGAACAGTTTTCTACCCCTAGAGTTAGGGAGAGTAGATGTAATTCTGGAAATGCAGTGGCTACATTCAGAGGTGGACTGGCAGAACTTGACCATGATGTTCGATCAAAGAGACAAAGTGTGGTGCCGGGGGGAATCCTAGCTTGAATAGGGATAGGATGAGTTTGAAGAGCATGATGAAATCGTGGTCTCCGACAAACCAAGGTTTTTTGATTGAGTGTAGAGCTATGGAACGGGGGATAACGTTTGCTGAGTTGTATGAAGTTGATGAGGTACCTATGATGACTGAATCAATTCCTGCGCTATTGTCTAAATTCGAAGATGTGTTTGATTGGCCAAAGGATCTTCCACCAAGGAGGAGTATTGAGCATCAGTTAACATCAGCCATACTGATACGCTTATCAGCAAAAGGAAGAGATGGAGAAGCTGGTGGATGAAATGTTAGAATCAAAAGTTATACAACCAAGCACCAACCCGTATTCAAGCCCCGTTTTgttggtgaagaagaaagatgacaATTGgagattttgtttggattaTCGGGCACTAAATAATGTGACAATTCCAGAAAAGTTTTCCATACCGGTTGTCCGAGTATTGTTTGATGAATTAAATTGGGCCAATATGTTCAAGATTGATTTGAAGGCTGGCTATCATCAAATAAGAATGAATCCAGGAGGTGTGGAGAAGACAGCTTTTAGGACTCTGTGAGACCCCCAATCATACATACGTATGTTAGGAAGGGTAAGAAGGGAGATTCACCAACAAGTAATGAGAGAGAATGAGTGGGAAGTAAAAGAATGTGCAGGTGGGTCCCACTGGGTAGGAATttgagggtgagtataaatagAATGATTGAGAAATAGGGATAGGTATCTATTTTGTTATCCTTAGGGAAAAGAGAGGCGGCAGCAGCCAAAAAAGGGGAGGGGGTATCCTTCTTGTAAAGGATGCTGGTATGCACTTGTTATTTACTGTTCTtgctttcatttcatattgtaGCTGTATCTTTTGGCtctatacataaataaagaatcaCATGGTGCTGTCTCTGTTTAGCCATTGTTGGGTGTTTTATTAGAAGGTGTGTTAGAATCCTGacatttggtatcagagcccaacaaaaacaacaaaaaaaaactgggTGTTGTTACGCGTCGCATGGCACAAAGACAAATGGAGGAACGAATGGAAGGAACCGAGAAGGAGCTGTTGAGCATGAAAGAAATGTTactggaaatgaagaaatctaTGGAAAGACTGACGGAGGAACTAAGAGAGAATCATAGCTATAAGAAAAGAGACGAATCCGGAACATCTGATGGATCCAGCATgaagttgaaaggaaaagtagAAGAATCGGAAGTCTGTAATGAGGTAAATGGAAACAATGTGGATCGAAGTAAGTACAAAAAGTTAGAAATGCCTATGTTCTTAGGTGAAAATCCCGAATCCTGGGTATATAGAGCAGAACATTTTTTTGAGATCAACAACCTGCCAGAAAACGAGAAGATCAAAGTGGCTGTGGTCAGCTTTGGGCAAGATGAAGTGGACTGGTACCGGTGGACACATAATAGGAAGAAAGTAGAGTCATGGGAAGACTTAAAAGGGAGGatgtttgatttcttcaaGGACTCAGGGCAAACAAGTCTAGTGGCACGCTTGATTACGATTCAACAAGATGGATCCTACAGTGAGTATGTGAAGAAATTTGTCACATATTCAGCTCCTCTCCCTCACATGGAGGAAAGTGTGTTACGTGATGCTTTTCTGACCGGTCTGGAACCTAATCTTCAAGCAGAAGTCGTTAGTCGTTACCCTCGAACATTGGAAGAATGTATGAGGGAGGCTCAACTAGTCAATGATCGGAATGTAGCAATGAAATTGACTAAGACCGAGGGCAGGACAGtggaaccaaagaaaaaagaagagtatgCAGGAAAAATCCAAGATAGAACAGACAAAGGCTACATGAGGAAGACAGATTTCCCCATAAAACAAGTAACTATACCTATTAAGGGTAGTTATCAAAAAAGTGAACCTCCTATCAAACGACTTTCAGACGCAGAATTCAGGTCCAGACTGGATAAGGGCCTATGTTTCAAATGCAATGAGAAGTATACGCCAGGGCACAGATGTagagtgaaggaaaaaagggAGCTGATGTTATTTATCATGAATGAAGAGGAGAGCAAGGAAGAGGAAGGCAAGATTGAAGAGGAACCAGGGGAAACAGTGGAACTAAACCATCTGGATTTTGCAGAAGGAGAGGAAATAGAATTGAAGACAATCCATGGGATGGCATCGAAGGGAACGATGAAGCTGAAGGGAAATATAAAGGGCAAAGGAGTGATAGTGCTGATTGATAGTGGAGCAACCCATAATTTTATACATAACCGGacaataaaggaaaagaactTATACTTGGAAAAAGGTAATCCGTTTGCAGTTACAATTGGAGATGGCACCAAGTGTACAGGCAAGGGTGTTTGCAAGAGAGTGGAATTGGAGCTACAAGGGGCTGTGGTGGTGGCTGATTTTTTAGCTATTGAGTTGGGAAATGTGGATGTAATATTGGGTATGCAGTGGCTGGATACAACAGGCACCATGAAGATACATTGGCCATCTCTAACAATGTCCTTTTGGTCAGGCAAacagaaaattattttgaaaggaGACCCATCCCTCATCCAAGCAGAATGTTCCCTCAAAACCATTGAGAAAACGTGGGAAAATGAAGATCAGGGTTTTCTGTTGGAATTCCAAAAGTATGAAATAGACACGGAGGTGGAAGTGGAGCAGGCAATGAAAGGGGACAAAGAAGAGATTCCAATGATTAAAAATCTGTTACAACAGTATGCAGACATCTTTGAGGATCCAAAAAAACTGCCCCCTAAGAGAGAAATAGATCACCGTATATTGGTTTTACCAAACCAGAGGCCCATCAATGTCAGACCATATAAATATGGTTATGTACAGAAGgaggaaattgagaaattggtGGTGGAAGTGCTGCAAGCAGGTGTGATACGTCCCAGTCATAGCCCTTACTCCAACCCTGTTTTATTGgtcaaaaagaaagatggaggGTGGCGcttttgtgtagattaccgGAAGCTCAACCAAGTGACCATATCTGACAAATTTCCTATCCCAATGATAGAAGAACTGCTGGATGAATTACATGGGGCCACGGTTTTCTCGAAATTAGATATGAAGTCCGGTTACCATCAAATAAGGATGCAGGAGGAAGATGTTGAGAAGACCGCGTTCAGAACACATGAGGGTCACTATGAATTTCTGGTCATGCCCTTCGGTCTTACAAACGCACCAGCCACCTTCCAGTCCTTGATGAATCAGGTATTCAAACCTTTTTTAAGAAGGTGTGTATTGGTGTTCTTCGATGATATACTTGTATATAGCAAGGATATATCAGAACATGAGAAACACCTAGGGATGGTATTTGCAGTGTTGAGGGATAACCATCTATTTGCAAATAAGAAGAAGTGTGTCATAGctcactccaaaatccaatatTTGGGGCATATAATCTCAAGTAAAGGAGTACAGGCTGATATGGAGAAAATCAAAGACATGGTGAAATGGCCTCAGCCAAAGGATGTCACGGGTTTGAGAGGATTTCTGGGATTATCGGGCTATATCGTAGGTTTGTGAAAGGATACGGAGAAATTGCAGCTCCCTTGACCAGATTGTTGCAAAAGAATTCTTTTGTGTGGGATGAACAAGCAACCGtggcttttgaaaaattaaagattgcCATGACTACTATCCCGGTGCTAGCACTGCCGAATTGGGATCTACCTTTTTTAATCGAAACAGATGCTTCAGGGACAGGATTGGGAGCTGTACTATCGCAGAATGGTCACCCCATAGCCTTCTTCAGCCAGAAATTGTCGATACGAGCTCAGGCAAAGTCCATTTACGAAAGAGAACTGATGGCTGTAGTATTATCAGTACAGAAATGGCGTCATTATCTATTAGGGAGGAAGTTTACAATTATTTCAGATCAAAAGGCATTGAAATTTCTCTTAGAACAGAGGGAAGTACAACCCCAATTTCAGAAATGGCTGACCAAACTTCTGGGAAAAGAGAGGCGGCAGCAGCCAAAAAAGGGGAGGGGGTATCCTTCTTGTAAAGGATGCTGGTATGCACTTGTTATTTACTGTTCTtgctttcatttcatattgtaGCTGTATCttttggctatatatataaataaagaatcaCAGGGTGCTGTCTCTGTTTAGCCATTGTTGGGTGTTTTATTAGAAGGTGTGTTAGAATCCTGACAGACTCATGAAGACCATTATGAGTTTCTAGTAATGCTGTTTGGTTTGACCAATGCTTCATACACTTTCCAGTCTTTGATGAACACAATCCTTAAGCCCTATATGAGAAGAtttgttttggtattttttgATGACATACTGATTTATAGTCAGAACTTAGAAGACCATTTGCAACATCTGGAGCTGGTGTTAGAGATCTGATGTAATTCAAATAGCTTAAACCTACTGCCTTACTAGTTACTCTTATAGTTTACTGTTATAATTGTAACTACTTCTTTAGTTACAAAATAACTAACTTGTATTACATTTTCCTCGATAAATAAACATCTCCTATCACATTGAGAGATAAGAtttcattcaaacaaaaagattaGGCTTTGGTTACACACCAATTGGTATTAGAGCACCATAAAGCTCTTAGATCCATAGCTGTCCGACGAGTAAATCCGACAGCAGCGGAGCATCCTGCTTAGAACCAAGAGGCTGGATATAACTCTCATCCTCTCTCCAAGAACAACCTCATGACGCTTGCTGTCCTTGGAGGCTTCGGTGGAGGGAATACAAGCAACACTTCAAGAAGTCTTACAATGGCTAGAAAGTTTAGCTCCTCCTCAAACAGTATATGAAGAACATCAAGAATTTGTTCAAGGCATTCGAGGAGCTGGACTTCAAAGAGTGGGGCGAAATCATCAAGAAAGAAGGTTTGAAGTGCAAGAAAGAAGATGACCAATTCAAGATTATCAAGAACTCCCTCCAAGAATACCAACAAATTCATCAAGAAAGGAAGTTTGAAGCTCAAGAACGTAGGAGACCTAATCAAGAGTATCAAGAAGTTTACCCAAACTCTTTC
Coding sequences within:
- the LOC101212911 gene encoding putative BPI/LBP family protein At1g04970 isoform X1, which encodes MIFTDLKLLCFLKIREKSTSNRAVFLFSDMGSVLKFVLFSLLLASASSYFNSSEEGFISMVVSQKGLNFIKDFLIEKAVSTIIPLHLPDMEKTVNIVLIGKVHVVLSEIIIGSFEVESSDIRIGETGVNIVVTKATANMSMKWRYTYNTWLFEISDEGDATVQVDGMNIGLTVSLNQQNGTLELTLLECGCNVEAISIHLHGGASWLYQGVVDAFEGKIESTVEDNISKKLKEGIVKLDSSLQSFPQEIPIADIAALNITFVGSPVLSSSSIEFKINGLFSPSYKKLVPSYNQGETEDSIYGKSQHENVLSSASQVPFKYVHDETKGSVYCKDSAKMIEMSLHERVLNSASQVIFQEYMHWIVDHIPDQHLLNTAAWKWVIPRLYQQYPDDDIVLNISASSPPILRLRDKDISATIHVDMIINVRNTSEIIPVACISLEITASFFPKILEKNLVGHVTMEDFTLALKWSKIGHIRLYLIQKTLATLIKTVLVPFVDLYLLEGIALPSFHGLALEDPEMVFNSSRIIMCSDVAFSQGFSHHLVYSS
- the LOC101212911 gene encoding putative BPI/LBP family protein At1g04970 isoform X2; this encodes MGSVLKFVLFSLLLASASSYFNSSEEGFISMVVSQKGLNFIKDFLIEKAVSTIIPLHLPDMEKTVNIVLIGKVHVVLSEIIIGSFEVESSDIRIGETGVNIVVTKATANMSMKWRYTYNTWLFEISDEGDATVQVDGMNIGLTVSLNQQNGTLELTLLECGCNVEAISIHLHGGASWLYQGVVDAFEGKIESTVEDNISKKLKEGIVKLDSSLQSFPQEIPIADIAALNITFVGSPVLSSSSIEFKINGLFSPSYKKLVPSYNQGETEDSIYGKSQHENVLSSASQVPFKYVHDETKGSVYCKDSAKMIEMSLHERVLNSASQVIFQEYMHWIVDHIPDQHLLNTAAWKWVIPRLYQQYPDDDIVLNISASSPPILRLRDKDISATIHVDMIINVRNTSEIIPVACISLEITASFFPKILEKNLVGHVTMEDFTLALKWSKIGHIRLYLIQKTLATLIKTVLVPFVDLYLLEGIALPSFHGLALEDPEMVFNSSRIIMCSDVAFSQGFSHHLVYSS